One window of the Diachasmimorpha longicaudata isolate KC_UGA_2023 chromosome 9, iyDiaLong2, whole genome shotgun sequence genome contains the following:
- the LOC135166041 gene encoding F-box/LRR-repeat protein 20 isoform X2 has translation MRKKVSRVGVGGGVQVGQGMEESTTGGQWWRQQYPPYHHYHHHHQGSYYPSQSLAHIPVSSMKQSYMQLTWVFHDDEAQINKKLPKELLLRILSYLDVVSLCRCAQVSKAWNVLALDGSNWQRIDLFDFQRDVEGPVIENISRRCGGFLRQLSLRGCQSIGNNSMRTLAQSCSNIEELNLSQCKKISDITCASLSSHCPKLQRLNLDSCPEITDLAIKDLSDGCPLLTHINLSWCELLTDNGVEALARGCPELRSFLSKGCRQLTDRAIKCLARYCPNLEAINLHECRNITDDAIREVSERCPRLHYVCMSNCPNLTDASLVTIAQHCPLLSVLECVACTHFTDAGFQALARNCRLLEKMDLEECALITDATLIHLAMGCPRLEKLSLSHCELITDEGIRQLALSPCAAENLAVLELDNCPLITDASLDHLLQACHNLERIELYDCQLITRSGIRRLRTHLPNIKVHAYFAPMTPPPSAGASRQRYCRCCVIL, from the exons ATGAGG AAAAAAGTAAGTCGAGTGGGAGTGGGTGGAGGGGTCCAGGTGGGTCAAGGGATGGAGGAATCAACGACTGGTGGTCAATGGTGGAGGCAACAGTATCCTCCctatcatcattatcatcacCATCATCAAGGCAGTTACTATCCGTCCCAATCTCTAGCACACATTCCTGTCAGTAGCATGAAGCAATCCTATATGCAG TTGACGTGGGTCTTTCACGACGATGAGGCGCAAATCAACAAAAAACTGCCAAAGGAATTGTTGCTCAG GATTTTGTCATATTTGGACGTCGTGTCACTATGCCGTTGTGCCCAGGTGAGCAAAGCGTGGAATGTATTGGCTCTCGATGGATCAAATTGGCAGAGGATCGATTTGTTCGATTTCCAAAGAGACGTAGAG GGACCAGTAATAGAAAATATATCGAGACGATGTGGTGGTTTTCTTCGTCAATTATCCCTCCGCGGTTGTCAGAGTATCGGCAACAATTCAATGCGCACCCTCGCTCAATCATGTTCAAATATTGAAGAACTGAACCTCAGCCAGTGCAAGAAAATCTCCGATATAACGTGTGCATCGCTGAGCAGTCACTGTCCAAAACTTCAGCGATTGAATTTAGACTCGTGTCCAGAGATAACGGATTTAGCAATCAAAGATCTTTCGGATGGTTGTCCACTACTGACACACATCAATTTATCGTGGTGTGAATTATTGACTGACAATGGGGTTGAGGCGTTGGCACGTGGTTGTCCAGAGCTCAGGAGTTTTCTCAGTAAAGGATGTCGACAACTCACGGACAGGGCTATCAAGTGCTTGGCACGATACTGTCCCAATTTGGAGGCCATCAATCTTCATGAGTGCAGG AATATCACGGACGACGCGATACGTGAAGTGAGCGAGAGGTGTCCTCGACTGCATTACGTTTGTATGTCCAACTGTCCAAATTTGACTGATGCATCGCTGGTGACAATTGCTCAACACTGTCCTCTGCTCAGTGTTTTAGAATGTGTTGCCTGTACTCATTTCACAGACGCCGGATTTCAGGCCCTGGCAAGA AATTGCAGATTATTGGAAAAGATGGATTTGGAGGAATGTGCTCTCATTACTGATGCCACACTTATTCATTTGGCGATGGGCTGTCCACGTCTTGAAAAATTG AGTTTATCACACTGTGAGCTAATAACTGATGAGGGGATTCGACAGCTGGCTCTGTCCCCCTGTGCCGCTGAGAACCTCGCTGTTCTTGAACTCGACAACTGCCCATTAATAACAGACGCCAGTCTAGATCATCTACTTCAGGCCTGCCATAATCTCGAGCGTATCGAGTTATACGATTGTCAACTCATCACAAGATCTGGGATACGTAGACTTAGA ACTCACCTACCAAACATTAAAGTCCATGCCTACTTTGCACCAATGACACCGCCACCAAGTGCCGGTGCATCACGACAACGATATTGTCGTTGCTGCGTCATCCTGTGA
- the LOC135166041 gene encoding F-box/LRR-repeat protein 20 isoform X3, whose translation MIHSGRTRLELTWVFHDDEAQINKKLPKELLLRILSYLDVVSLCRCAQVSKAWNVLALDGSNWQRIDLFDFQRDVEGPVIENISRRCGGFLRQLSLRGCQSIGNNSMRTLAQSCSNIEELNLSQCKKISDITCASLSSHCPKLQRLNLDSCPEITDLAIKDLSDGCPLLTHINLSWCELLTDNGVEALARGCPELRSFLSKGCRQLTDRAIKCLARYCPNLEAINLHECRNITDDAIREVSERCPRLHYVCMSNCPNLTDASLVTIAQHCPLLSVLECVACTHFTDAGFQALARNCRLLEKMDLEECALITDATLIHLAMGCPRLEKLSLSHCELITDEGIRQLALSPCAAENLAVLELDNCPLITDASLDHLLQACHNLERIELYDCQLITRSGIRRLRTHLPNIKVHAYFAPMTPPPSAGASRQRYCRCCVIL comes from the exons ATGATACACTCGGGGCGTACGAGACTCGAG TTGACGTGGGTCTTTCACGACGATGAGGCGCAAATCAACAAAAAACTGCCAAAGGAATTGTTGCTCAG GATTTTGTCATATTTGGACGTCGTGTCACTATGCCGTTGTGCCCAGGTGAGCAAAGCGTGGAATGTATTGGCTCTCGATGGATCAAATTGGCAGAGGATCGATTTGTTCGATTTCCAAAGAGACGTAGAG GGACCAGTAATAGAAAATATATCGAGACGATGTGGTGGTTTTCTTCGTCAATTATCCCTCCGCGGTTGTCAGAGTATCGGCAACAATTCAATGCGCACCCTCGCTCAATCATGTTCAAATATTGAAGAACTGAACCTCAGCCAGTGCAAGAAAATCTCCGATATAACGTGTGCATCGCTGAGCAGTCACTGTCCAAAACTTCAGCGATTGAATTTAGACTCGTGTCCAGAGATAACGGATTTAGCAATCAAAGATCTTTCGGATGGTTGTCCACTACTGACACACATCAATTTATCGTGGTGTGAATTATTGACTGACAATGGGGTTGAGGCGTTGGCACGTGGTTGTCCAGAGCTCAGGAGTTTTCTCAGTAAAGGATGTCGACAACTCACGGACAGGGCTATCAAGTGCTTGGCACGATACTGTCCCAATTTGGAGGCCATCAATCTTCATGAGTGCAGG AATATCACGGACGACGCGATACGTGAAGTGAGCGAGAGGTGTCCTCGACTGCATTACGTTTGTATGTCCAACTGTCCAAATTTGACTGATGCATCGCTGGTGACAATTGCTCAACACTGTCCTCTGCTCAGTGTTTTAGAATGTGTTGCCTGTACTCATTTCACAGACGCCGGATTTCAGGCCCTGGCAAGA AATTGCAGATTATTGGAAAAGATGGATTTGGAGGAATGTGCTCTCATTACTGATGCCACACTTATTCATTTGGCGATGGGCTGTCCACGTCTTGAAAAATTG AGTTTATCACACTGTGAGCTAATAACTGATGAGGGGATTCGACAGCTGGCTCTGTCCCCCTGTGCCGCTGAGAACCTCGCTGTTCTTGAACTCGACAACTGCCCATTAATAACAGACGCCAGTCTAGATCATCTACTTCAGGCCTGCCATAATCTCGAGCGTATCGAGTTATACGATTGTCAACTCATCACAAGATCTGGGATACGTAGACTTAGA ACTCACCTACCAAACATTAAAGTCCATGCCTACTTTGCACCAATGACACCGCCACCAAGTGCCGGTGCATCACGACAACGATATTGTCGTTGCTGCGTCATCCTGTGA
- the LOC135166041 gene encoding F-box/LRR-repeat protein 20 isoform X1 gives MIHSGRTRLEKKVSRVGVGGGVQVGQGMEESTTGGQWWRQQYPPYHHYHHHHQGSYYPSQSLAHIPVSSMKQSYMQLTWVFHDDEAQINKKLPKELLLRILSYLDVVSLCRCAQVSKAWNVLALDGSNWQRIDLFDFQRDVEGPVIENISRRCGGFLRQLSLRGCQSIGNNSMRTLAQSCSNIEELNLSQCKKISDITCASLSSHCPKLQRLNLDSCPEITDLAIKDLSDGCPLLTHINLSWCELLTDNGVEALARGCPELRSFLSKGCRQLTDRAIKCLARYCPNLEAINLHECRNITDDAIREVSERCPRLHYVCMSNCPNLTDASLVTIAQHCPLLSVLECVACTHFTDAGFQALARNCRLLEKMDLEECALITDATLIHLAMGCPRLEKLSLSHCELITDEGIRQLALSPCAAENLAVLELDNCPLITDASLDHLLQACHNLERIELYDCQLITRSGIRRLRTHLPNIKVHAYFAPMTPPPSAGASRQRYCRCCVIL, from the exons ATGATACACTCGGGGCGTACGAGACTCGAG AAAAAAGTAAGTCGAGTGGGAGTGGGTGGAGGGGTCCAGGTGGGTCAAGGGATGGAGGAATCAACGACTGGTGGTCAATGGTGGAGGCAACAGTATCCTCCctatcatcattatcatcacCATCATCAAGGCAGTTACTATCCGTCCCAATCTCTAGCACACATTCCTGTCAGTAGCATGAAGCAATCCTATATGCAG TTGACGTGGGTCTTTCACGACGATGAGGCGCAAATCAACAAAAAACTGCCAAAGGAATTGTTGCTCAG GATTTTGTCATATTTGGACGTCGTGTCACTATGCCGTTGTGCCCAGGTGAGCAAAGCGTGGAATGTATTGGCTCTCGATGGATCAAATTGGCAGAGGATCGATTTGTTCGATTTCCAAAGAGACGTAGAG GGACCAGTAATAGAAAATATATCGAGACGATGTGGTGGTTTTCTTCGTCAATTATCCCTCCGCGGTTGTCAGAGTATCGGCAACAATTCAATGCGCACCCTCGCTCAATCATGTTCAAATATTGAAGAACTGAACCTCAGCCAGTGCAAGAAAATCTCCGATATAACGTGTGCATCGCTGAGCAGTCACTGTCCAAAACTTCAGCGATTGAATTTAGACTCGTGTCCAGAGATAACGGATTTAGCAATCAAAGATCTTTCGGATGGTTGTCCACTACTGACACACATCAATTTATCGTGGTGTGAATTATTGACTGACAATGGGGTTGAGGCGTTGGCACGTGGTTGTCCAGAGCTCAGGAGTTTTCTCAGTAAAGGATGTCGACAACTCACGGACAGGGCTATCAAGTGCTTGGCACGATACTGTCCCAATTTGGAGGCCATCAATCTTCATGAGTGCAGG AATATCACGGACGACGCGATACGTGAAGTGAGCGAGAGGTGTCCTCGACTGCATTACGTTTGTATGTCCAACTGTCCAAATTTGACTGATGCATCGCTGGTGACAATTGCTCAACACTGTCCTCTGCTCAGTGTTTTAGAATGTGTTGCCTGTACTCATTTCACAGACGCCGGATTTCAGGCCCTGGCAAGA AATTGCAGATTATTGGAAAAGATGGATTTGGAGGAATGTGCTCTCATTACTGATGCCACACTTATTCATTTGGCGATGGGCTGTCCACGTCTTGAAAAATTG AGTTTATCACACTGTGAGCTAATAACTGATGAGGGGATTCGACAGCTGGCTCTGTCCCCCTGTGCCGCTGAGAACCTCGCTGTTCTTGAACTCGACAACTGCCCATTAATAACAGACGCCAGTCTAGATCATCTACTTCAGGCCTGCCATAATCTCGAGCGTATCGAGTTATACGATTGTCAACTCATCACAAGATCTGGGATACGTAGACTTAGA ACTCACCTACCAAACATTAAAGTCCATGCCTACTTTGCACCAATGACACCGCCACCAAGTGCCGGTGCATCACGACAACGATATTGTCGTTGCTGCGTCATCCTGTGA
- the LOC135166040 gene encoding zinc finger protein 480-like isoform X1, which produces MVNKSGVVTMNHEESLSGCNICGGSHETQDCFYLQGCQHVPNTPMLSKARQTVPPDLEITKMADGTTSIITRRVLPRGTTFGPFEAKRNWMMNPMTYFPIRIFGSSPSETYHLDYSSEDTSNWMCFIAPASSATEQNLICYQLKSNIFYTAIREIIPGEELRVWYAPFYATKMQMPLYNVDIISSGFPVPAQDLQKFSSDGTTNHVETLNKEMALKLAERLPAQELGAKDDKTTWNCKICAVVVHSVPSYAKHLMEHYKSLLGAFCTLCNQKFSRYSVFQRHRARKHPESVTESFGISTSDDPRQENEQISSTNLHMLDTNSLTVNDLLQSNNLIETSPLKSILENQGCLSITLNPLTDSILADNLSSSDPPKFNVDDLTSELLSMTNHSDRLSHQINNLDCDICGKKFDKAEYLYRHLRKHTGEFICPGCLAVFARKENLLSHVCSSSTKRDGFECPYCQKQFAVKKYFKRHMIQHSGKIYCKWCRKTFLCQLELDSHQCPAPRHVCPDCGKRFSHRAHLLRHGKIHNGLKQVAKNIKDKKKGIDEKPFICEKCGDAFKTPSILKQHLRSHGERQFECDICQRRFHRLGVLKQHRFIHEHAQIPCHVCGKKLKSKKALDVHVLLHGNKKFHCEKCEKSFFQRCNYLKHFKQMHGDKVIHKCPHCPLQFTSKASYTKHVASHSKPAEYSCGLCQKNFHRQYQLNRHIQTSHSGIVYRCPYCQMTVRYQHSMRRHFQKQHKDLSDEWKRPGFVKGLEEKIDEGEDQKEKGNAGGCDQEVLPSVQIREWEEPGVQLPTEEDSKIEEVPQLHINNTDLQLAEMVLNNAYVLDEEAQNIMYYILDTGVNVDGY; this is translated from the coding sequence GTTCCCAACACTCCGATGTTATCTAAAGCTCGTCAAACTGTCCCTCCAGATCTTGAGATAACAAAAATGGCCGATGGCACGACGAGCATCATCACAAGACGCGTCTTGCCTCGAGGCACAACCTTCGGTCCATTCGAGGCGAAACGCAACTGGATGATGAATCCCATGACATACTTTCCCATTCGCATATTTGGCTCCTCTCCATCAGAGACCTATCACCTGGACTACTCCAGCGAGGATACCAGCAACTGGATGTGCTTCATTGCTCCAGCTAGCAGTGCCACAGAGCAGAATCTCATATGCTATCAGCTCAAGTCCAATATATTCTACACAGCGATACGTGAAATAATTCCTGGAGAGGAGCTGCGGGTGTGGTATGCCCCATTCTACGCTACTAAAATGCAAATGCCCCTCTACAACGTCGACATCATCTCCTCGGGATTTCCAGTTCCTGCACAAGACCTGCAGAAGTTCTCCTCCGATGGCACAACTAATCACGTCGAGACACTGAACAAAGAGATGGCTCTGAAACTCGCTGAGCGTCTCCCCGCCCAAGAATTAGGAGCTAAGGACGATAAAACGACCTGGAATTGCAAGATTTGTGCGGTTGTTGTGCATTCGGTACCCTCTTACGCAAAACATCTAATGGAACATTATAAATCCCTGTTGGGAGCCTTCTGCACCCTCTGCAATCAAAAATTCAGCAGGTATTCTGTTTTCCAGAGACACCGAGCGAGAAAACATCCGGAGTCGGTGACCGAATCTTTCGGTATTTCAACATCAGACGATCCTCGACaagaaaatgaacaaatatCATCCACCAATCTTCATATGTTGGACACCAACTCCCTGACCGTCAATGATCTGCTTCAGAGCAATAATTTGATCGAGACTTCGCCATTAAAGTCCATTCTGGAGAATCAAGGATGTCTAAGTATTACTCTGAATCCCTTGACAGATTCAATTCTAGCCGATAACTTATCATCCTCTGACCCCCCCAAATTCAACGTCGACGACCTGACATCAGAGTTGTTAAGTATGACAAATCATAGTGACCGTTTATCCCACCAAATCAATAACCTGGATTGTGATATTTGCGGAAAGAAATTCGATAAAGCTGAGTACCTTTATCGTCATCTTCGGAAACACACCGGAGAGTTTATTTGTCCAGGTTGTCTAGCTGTTTTCGCCAGAAAAGAGAATCTGCTATCCCACGTTTGTTCATCTTCGACGAAACGTGATGGTTTTGAATGTCCCTACTGTCAAAAACAGTTCGCAGttaagaaatatttcaagCGACACATGATACAACACTCGGGCAAGATCTACTGCAAGTGGTGTCGTAAGACATTTCTATGCCAGTTGGAGTTGGACAGTCACCAATGTCCAGCGCCTCGACACGTTTGTCCAGATTGTGGAAAGCGATTTTCACATCGAGCTCATCTTCTTCGtcatggaaaaatccataacgGTCTGAAGCAAGTGGCTAAGAACATTAAAGACAAGAAAAAAGGGATCGATGAGAAGCCCTTCATATGTGAGAAATGTGGAGATGCTTTCAAGACTCCTTCCATCCTGAAGCAACACCTTCGATCTCATGGTGAACGACAATTTGAATGTGACATCTGCCAGAGAAGATTTCACAGACTCGGTGTTTTGAAACAACATCGATTCATTCATGAACATGCCCAGATACCTTGTCACGTTTGTGGGAAAAAGCTCAAATCGAAGAAAGCACTTGATGTTCATGTTCTCCTGCACGGCAACAAGAAATTCCACTGCGAAAAGTGTGAAAAAAGCTTCTTCCAGCGGTGCAATTACCTGAAGCACTTCAAGCAAATGCATGGAGACAAGGTAATCCACAAGTGTCCACATTGTCCTCTTCAGTTCACCAGCAAAGCAAGCTACACTAAACATGTGGCGAGTCATTCGAAACCAGCAGAGTACTCCTGTGGATTATGTCAGAAGAATTTTCATAGACAGTATCAGTTGAATCGTCACATCCAGACGAGTCACAGTGGAATTGTCTATCGATGTCCCTATTGCCAGATGACTGTTAGGTACCAACACAGCATGCGGAGACACTTTCAGAAACAGCATAAGGATCTGAGTGATGAGTGGAAGAGACCTGGTTTTGTTAAGGGGTTAGAAGAGAAAATTGATGAAGGTGAGGATCAGAAGGAGAAGGGGAATGCTGGAGGATGCGATCAGGAGGTTCTACCGAGTGTTCAAATACGGGAGTGGGAGGAACCGGGAGTTCAGTTGCCGACGGAGGAGGATAGCAAGATTGAGGAGGTGCCGCAATTGCACATCAATAATACTGATCTTCAGCTGGCGGAGATGGTGCTCAATAATGCGTATGTCCTTGACGAGGAGGCTCAGAATATAATGTATTATATATTGGACACTGGGGTTAATGTCGATGGATATTAG
- the LOC135166040 gene encoding zinc finger protein 184-like isoform X2, which produces MVNKSGVVTMNHEESLSGCNICGGSHETQDCFYLQGCQHVPNTPMLSKARQTVPPDLEITKMADGTTSIITRRVLPRGTTFGPFEAKRNWMMNPMTYFPIRIFGSSPSETYHLDYSSEDTSNWMCFIAPASSATEQNLICYQLKSNIFYTAIREIIPGEELRVWYAPFYATKMQMPLYNVDIISSGFPVPAQDLQKFSSDGTTNHVETLNKEMALKLAERLPAQELGAKDDKTTWNCKICAVVVHSRHRARKHPESVTESFGISTSDDPRQENEQISSTNLHMLDTNSLTVNDLLQSNNLIETSPLKSILENQGCLSITLNPLTDSILADNLSSSDPPKFNVDDLTSELLSMTNHSDRLSHQINNLDCDICGKKFDKAEYLYRHLRKHTGEFICPGCLAVFARKENLLSHVCSSSTKRDGFECPYCQKQFAVKKYFKRHMIQHSGKIYCKWCRKTFLCQLELDSHQCPAPRHVCPDCGKRFSHRAHLLRHGKIHNGLKQVAKNIKDKKKGIDEKPFICEKCGDAFKTPSILKQHLRSHGERQFECDICQRRFHRLGVLKQHRFIHEHAQIPCHVCGKKLKSKKALDVHVLLHGNKKFHCEKCEKSFFQRCNYLKHFKQMHGDKVIHKCPHCPLQFTSKASYTKHVASHSKPAEYSCGLCQKNFHRQYQLNRHIQTSHSGIVYRCPYCQMTVRYQHSMRRHFQKQHKDLSDEWKRPGFVKGLEEKIDEGEDQKEKGNAGGCDQEVLPSVQIREWEEPGVQLPTEEDSKIEEVPQLHINNTDLQLAEMVLNNAYVLDEEAQNIMYYILDTGVNVDGY; this is translated from the exons GTTCCCAACACTCCGATGTTATCTAAAGCTCGTCAAACTGTCCCTCCAGATCTTGAGATAACAAAAATGGCCGATGGCACGACGAGCATCATCACAAGACGCGTCTTGCCTCGAGGCACAACCTTCGGTCCATTCGAGGCGAAACGCAACTGGATGATGAATCCCATGACATACTTTCCCATTCGCATATTTGGCTCCTCTCCATCAGAGACCTATCACCTGGACTACTCCAGCGAGGATACCAGCAACTGGATGTGCTTCATTGCTCCAGCTAGCAGTGCCACAGAGCAGAATCTCATATGCTATCAGCTCAAGTCCAATATATTCTACACAGCGATACGTGAAATAATTCCTGGAGAGGAGCTGCGGGTGTGGTATGCCCCATTCTACGCTACTAAAATGCAAATGCCCCTCTACAACGTCGACATCATCTCCTCGGGATTTCCAGTTCCTGCACAAGACCTGCAGAAGTTCTCCTCCGATGGCACAACTAATCACGTCGAGACACTGAACAAAGAGATGGCTCTGAAACTCGCTGAGCGTCTCCCCGCCCAAGAATTAGGAGCTAAGGACGATAAAACGACCTGGAATTGCAAGATTTGTGCGGTTGTTGTGCATTCG AGACACCGAGCGAGAAAACATCCGGAGTCGGTGACCGAATCTTTCGGTATTTCAACATCAGACGATCCTCGACaagaaaatgaacaaatatCATCCACCAATCTTCATATGTTGGACACCAACTCCCTGACCGTCAATGATCTGCTTCAGAGCAATAATTTGATCGAGACTTCGCCATTAAAGTCCATTCTGGAGAATCAAGGATGTCTAAGTATTACTCTGAATCCCTTGACAGATTCAATTCTAGCCGATAACTTATCATCCTCTGACCCCCCCAAATTCAACGTCGACGACCTGACATCAGAGTTGTTAAGTATGACAAATCATAGTGACCGTTTATCCCACCAAATCAATAACCTGGATTGTGATATTTGCGGAAAGAAATTCGATAAAGCTGAGTACCTTTATCGTCATCTTCGGAAACACACCGGAGAGTTTATTTGTCCAGGTTGTCTAGCTGTTTTCGCCAGAAAAGAGAATCTGCTATCCCACGTTTGTTCATCTTCGACGAAACGTGATGGTTTTGAATGTCCCTACTGTCAAAAACAGTTCGCAGttaagaaatatttcaagCGACACATGATACAACACTCGGGCAAGATCTACTGCAAGTGGTGTCGTAAGACATTTCTATGCCAGTTGGAGTTGGACAGTCACCAATGTCCAGCGCCTCGACACGTTTGTCCAGATTGTGGAAAGCGATTTTCACATCGAGCTCATCTTCTTCGtcatggaaaaatccataacgGTCTGAAGCAAGTGGCTAAGAACATTAAAGACAAGAAAAAAGGGATCGATGAGAAGCCCTTCATATGTGAGAAATGTGGAGATGCTTTCAAGACTCCTTCCATCCTGAAGCAACACCTTCGATCTCATGGTGAACGACAATTTGAATGTGACATCTGCCAGAGAAGATTTCACAGACTCGGTGTTTTGAAACAACATCGATTCATTCATGAACATGCCCAGATACCTTGTCACGTTTGTGGGAAAAAGCTCAAATCGAAGAAAGCACTTGATGTTCATGTTCTCCTGCACGGCAACAAGAAATTCCACTGCGAAAAGTGTGAAAAAAGCTTCTTCCAGCGGTGCAATTACCTGAAGCACTTCAAGCAAATGCATGGAGACAAGGTAATCCACAAGTGTCCACATTGTCCTCTTCAGTTCACCAGCAAAGCAAGCTACACTAAACATGTGGCGAGTCATTCGAAACCAGCAGAGTACTCCTGTGGATTATGTCAGAAGAATTTTCATAGACAGTATCAGTTGAATCGTCACATCCAGACGAGTCACAGTGGAATTGTCTATCGATGTCCCTATTGCCAGATGACTGTTAGGTACCAACACAGCATGCGGAGACACTTTCAGAAACAGCATAAGGATCTGAGTGATGAGTGGAAGAGACCTGGTTTTGTTAAGGGGTTAGAAGAGAAAATTGATGAAGGTGAGGATCAGAAGGAGAAGGGGAATGCTGGAGGATGCGATCAGGAGGTTCTACCGAGTGTTCAAATACGGGAGTGGGAGGAACCGGGAGTTCAGTTGCCGACGGAGGAGGATAGCAAGATTGAGGAGGTGCCGCAATTGCACATCAATAATACTGATCTTCAGCTGGCGGAGATGGTGCTCAATAATGCGTATGTCCTTGACGAGGAGGCTCAGAATATAATGTATTATATATTGGACACTGGGGTTAATGTCGATGGATATTAG